In the Microtus pennsylvanicus isolate mMicPen1 chromosome 6, mMicPen1.hap1, whole genome shotgun sequence genome, one interval contains:
- the LOC142852666 gene encoding vomeronasal type-2 receptor 116-like — MLTLISFFLTLKLLMLQCDFGIPRCLYSWTDNVYQDGDMVISAFLPLYTFQTSPNSEASESTHISLWINSNNYQFAIALIFAIEEINRNPLLLPNVSLGYDIYTAGPQDQDSSWNILFWLTGKDKFIPNYTCRREEKSVAAITGPTWDISSLYGTFLGLYNYPLLTFGPFEPNLNDPGKFPSVYQMATKDSSLALGMVSLMVHFRWNWVGLVISEEKDVQFLSELVREMERNRVCVAFTEIIPDNHFLMKEVDVYDSQIMMNSAKIIIIYGDTDSGLGVFFRRWEHVLPWRIWVTTSQWEVFTAMRHFILDSFHGTLIFSQHHGEISTFKDFVKTVTPSKYPEDIFLARLWEIYFNCTLSDASCKPVENCSSRGSLEWLPWYHFDIAMSDGSYHVYNAVYAVAHTLHKILMQQVDKQAMKIGGRIKYPHWKLNHILKNMQFINPAGDSVTLNPSEKLYVEYDILNFWNFPQGLGYKVKVGTFSPYLPPGQQLSLLEDRRSRGEWHTPISVCSENCGPGFRKSLQEGKAFCCFDCHPCPNNEISNGTADIDQCVKCPDDQYANTERTHCLQKSVTFLSYENPLGMALAGIALCLCTFTGIILGIFVKHQNTPVVKANNSTLSYTLLISLTFSFLCSLLFIGQPNTATCILQQITFGIVFTVAVSTVLAKTITVVLAFEITTSGRWMRGLLKSGALKFIIPICSVTQIIFCGIWLGTSPPFVDTDAHSEHGQIILMCNKGSVTAFYCVLGYLGALSMGSFTVAFLARNLPDIFNEAKYLTFSMLVFCSVWVTFLPVYHSTNGKIMVAVEVSSILASSAGLLGCIFIPKCYIILMRPDKNSLKAMRDKGQWI, encoded by the exons ATgctgactttgatttctttcttcttgaccCTGAAGCTTCTTATGCTCCAGTGCGATTTTGGTATACCAAGGTGTTTGTACTCATGGACAGACAATGTATACCAGGATGGAGACATGGTGATCAGTGCCTTCTTACCCCTTTACACCTTTCAAACCTCTCCAAACTCTGAAGCATCAGAGAGCACACACATTTCTCTATG GATCAATTCTAACAACTACCAATTTGCAATAGCCTTGATTTTTGCCATTGAGGAGATCAACAGGAACCCCCTTCTTTTACCTAATGTATCCCTGGGATATGATATCTACACTGCTGGGCCACAGGATCAAGATAGTTCTTGGAATATTCTCTTTTGGCTCACAGGCAAGGACAAATTCATCCCAAACTACACGtgcagaagagaggaaaaatcTGTGGCTGCCATCACAGGACCAACATGGGACATTTCTTCCCTATATGGCACATTTCTGGGACTTTATAACTATCCTTTG CTGACCTTTGGACCATTTGAACCAAATTTGAATGACCCTGGGAAGTTTCCTTCTGTGTATCAGATGGCCACCAAGGACTCATCTCTGGCCTTAGGCATGGTATCATTGATGGTCCATTTCAGATGGAACTGGGTGGGGCTGGTCATCTCAGAAGAGAAAGATGTTCAGTTTCTCTCAGAACTGGTACGAGAGATGGAAAGAAACAGAGTCTGTGTAGCCTTCACTGAAATAATCCCAGACAACCATTTTTTGATGAAAGAAGTTGATGTCTATGATAGCCAGATTATGATGAACTCagcaaaaattattattatttatggtgACACTGACTCAGGTTTAGGTGTCTTCTTCAGAAGATGGGAACATGTTCTCCCATGGAGAATCTGGGTCACCACTTCACAATGGGAAGTATTTACTGCTATGAGGCATTTCATTCTTGACTCATTCCATGGTACTCTTATTTTTTCACAACACCATGGTGAGATTTCcacttttaaagattttgtaaAGACAGTTACCCCTTCCAAATACCCAGAAGACATTTTCCTTGCAAGATTGTGGgagatttattttaattgcacACTCTCTGATGCTTCCTGTAAACCAGTAGAAAATTGCTCATCTAGAGGTTCCTTGGAATGGTTACCTTGGTACCACTTTGACATTGCCATGAGTGATGGCAGCTACCATGTATACAATGCTGTGTATGCTGTGGCCCACACCCTCCACAAGATTCTTATGCAACAAGTAGATAAGCAAGCAATGAAAATTGGAGGAAGAATAAAATATCCCCACTGGAAG CTGAACCACATCCTGAAGAACATGCAATTCATTAATCCTGCTGGAGATTCAGTAACCTTAAATCCTTCAGAAAAATTATATGTCGAGTATGACATTTTGAACTTCTGGAATTTTCCTCAAGGTCTTGGATATAAAGTAAAAGTAGGGACATTTTCCCCATATCTTCCACCTGGTCAGCAATTGTCATTGTTGGAGGACAGGAGATCAAGAGGTGAGTGGCAT ACTCCAATCTCTGTATGCAGTGAAAATTGTGGTCCTGGATTCAGGAAATCTCTTCAGGAAGGCAAGGCATTCTGCTGTTTTGATTGCCACCCCTGCCCAAATAATGAAATTTCTAATGGAACAG CAG ATATTGATCAGTGTGTGAAGTGTCCAGATGATCAGTATGCCAACACAGAGCGAACACACTGCCTCCAAAAATCTGTGACATTTCTGTCATATGAAAACCCTTTGGGGATGGCACTAGCTGGCATTGCACTTTGTTTATGTACATTTACAGGAATTATTCTTGGGATTTTTGTGAAGCACCAAAATACTCCTGTTGTAAAGGCCAATAACAGTACTCTCAGCTACACCCTGCTCATCTCCctcaccttctcttttctttgctccTTGCTCTTCATTGGTCAGCCCAACACAGCCACCTGCATCCTGCAACAGATCACATTTGGAATAGTGTTCACAGTGGCTGTGTCTACTGTCTTAGCCAAAACCATCACTGTGGTCCTGGCCTTCGAGATCACTACATCAGGAAGATGGATGAGGGGATTGCTTAAATCAGGGGCACTCAAATTTATCATTCCCATCTGTTCAGTTACACAAATTATCTTCTGTGGAATCTGGCTGGGAACATCTCCTCCCTTTGTAGACACAGATGCACATTCTGAACATGGTCAGATCATCTTAATGTGCAATAAGGGCTCAGTCACAGCCTTCTACTGTGTCCTGGGGTACCTTGGGGCCCTGTCCATGGGGAGCTTCACAGTAGCTTTTTTGGCCAGGAACCTGCCAGACATCTTCAATGAAGCCAAATATCTGACATTCAGCATGCTGGTGTTCTGCAGTGTCTGGGTCACCTTCCTCCCTGTCTACCACAGTACTAACGGGAAGATAATGGTAGCTGTGGAGGTCTCCTCCATCTTGGCTTCCAGTGCAGGGCTCCTAGGTTGTATCTTCATCCCTAAGTGTTATATTATTCTTATGAGACCTGATAAGAACTCATTAAAGGCTATGAGAGATAAAGGTCAATGGATATAA